The Pectinophora gossypiella chromosome 10, ilPecGoss1.1, whole genome shotgun sequence genome contains a region encoding:
- the LOC126370335 gene encoding DNA helicase MCM9, which yields MDILKAEIARKRKLLEEKNILDNNKKYFKRGELLEKEKEEYLKKYGPQSKEPEHNKEAEDKKEKANKQDTNETEQKESVALPRAEVIKRLRERGHPILLYGESEVQAFKRLRRIEIQEPEANRGLRNDFQEAMEKVDQAYLNEILELGTQNDSEKSLKEDALDDSITYEFIQEMAKTMGQGDRNHDMNVIMTLLQFLLKMWGAQLNSATAAEKTTVKHKMARATYTQTQVYLKPLTRKLKKKTLPEDICDSLMEITKHLLERNYIMASDAYLQMAIGNAPWPIGVTMVGIHARTGREKIFSKNVAHVMNDETQRKYIQALKRLMTKCQEYFPTDPSRCVEYILKSKLNAQRLKNLQRIKSKKKKISEMNCCSFLKLFETYPDIGDKVLCSPIQSLPACNRDIIKAQQNILEQDEHKSLLAKLEYHFLKRNVHARFFGLPVCPELHRTIFPKNVDLGCFLKVTGTVVRVTQSKMLEYQRKYVCVKCKYENCIEADFENRYILKAPSKCGNDESRCKSSTFTQVNLVSREHCKDYQEIKIQEQVNKLNIGTIPGSMWVVLEDDLVDSCKPGDDVNICGTVRRRWRPSVQTKKSEVELVLQANYLEVCNAQRSEVIATAPDIKNCFDEYWEKFQQCPLKGRDQILQAVCPQVYGLHLVKLAVLLTVITGSDHAAESEAEKKCSQDDKHTTRVRGQCHLLLVGDPGTGKSQLLRAGVALSARSVFTSGAGSTRAGLTCAALREEGEWQLEAGALVLSDGGVCCIDEIGQLREHDRTAIHEAMEQQTISIAKAGIVCKLNTRCAVIAACNPKGRYETDQPLSANVSLGTPLLSRFDLIFILLDSKNKTWDKLVSSYILFGDSNSTESKKQWTIEKLQMYIGLVGPRCTEITKSANIILQSYYMLQRKSEYRDPSRTTVRMLDSLVRLSQAHCRLMYRTTILPMDAIIAVSLVDLSMQDCTLNDTVDALHSTFQKYPDFDYLCTAKKVLTRLKLYEIWQQELLYYGKLLQVDHKTLEADVDRGNTNVFTKFDDVSDDNIPLSASLITSSYFNNKKNTKHNDDFDINHDENLRDENTKPVNVVGDKLVATLKKHATLNKAEKKPPIVQRKHSAKRKRKEVTIETSFTKKPKHKKTRTKDTSKEDNMTDSDDDNIENITSNMLNAIPSVNDFFAELDIDLKYNSGQNDMNNENVFTSTQKVKASNSKENGLKENRTELNENKQDFINHVMKEEPNASINSDESLNISTDSARLKTISKLKQFQFVQNHDLSKYEERIEQSKAEKDATNVSILENVKDSSNNSSMNRKSVPSSQISIFESSDCDIDLDI from the exons TAAcaagaaatattttaagagaGGAGAGTTGTTGGAAAAGGAAAAGGAAGAATACCTAAAAAAATATGGCCCACAGAGCAAGGAACCAGAGCACAATAAAGAAGCCGAAGATAAAAAGGAGAAAG cAAACAAACAAGATACAAATGAAACAGAACAGAAAGAAAGTGTAGCATTACCTAGAGCAGAGGTCATAAAGAGACTGCGAGAGAGAGGACACCCCATCCTGCTATATGGAGAGAGTGAAGTACAAGCCTTCAAACGGTTGAGGAGGATAGAGATCCAGGAACCAGAAGCTAATAGG GGTCTCAGAAATGATTTCCAAGAAGCTATGGAGAAAGTCGACCAGGCTTATCTGAATGAAATATTAGAATTGGGCACACAG AATGACAGCGAAAAATCATTGAAGGAAGATGCATTAGACGATTCTATAACATATGAGTTCATCCAAGAAATGGCCAAGACTATGGGACAAGGAGACAGAAACCATGACATGAATGTTATCATGACTTTATTACAG TTTCTTCTTAAAATGTGGGGAGCTCAACTAAACTCCGCGACAGCAGCAGAGAAGACCACAGTTAAACACAAGATGGCACGAgccacatacacacaaacacaagtGTACTTGAAGCCTTTGACAAGGAAGCTAAAGAAGAAGACCCTGCCTGAAGACATCTGCGACAGTCTTATGGAGATTACCAAACATTTGCTGGAGAGGAATTATATTatg GCGAGTGACGCGTACCTGCAGATGGCCATCGGAAACGCTCCCTGGCCTATCGGAGTGACTATGGTCGGAATTCACGCCCGTACTGGTCGAGAGAAGATCTTCTCAAAGAATGTTGCCCACGTCATGAACGATGAGACACAGAGAAAGTACATTCAGGCACTCAAGAGACTCATGACGAAATGCCAGGAATACTTTCCCACTGACCCCTCAAGATGTGTAGAGTATA TCTTAAAAAGT aaattaaacgcccaaaggttaaaaaatttacaaagaataaaatcgaagaagaaaaaaatatctgaaatgaa TTGTTGTAGTTTTCTGAAACTATTCGAAACATACCCAGATATTGGTGATAAAGTATTATGCAGCCCCATACAAAGTTTACCAGCTTGTAACAGAGACATAATAAAAGCACAGCAAAATATACTAGAACAAGATGAACATAAGAGTTTATTAGCGAAATTGGAATACCATTTCCTGAAGAGAAATGTCCATGCAAGGTTTTTTGGTTTGCCAGTCTGCCCTGAACTCCATAGAACTATTTTCCCTAAGAATGTGGACTTGGGATGTTTTCTGAAAGTAACAG GGACTGTAGTGAGAGTGACGCAGTCCAAAATGCTGGAATATCAGAGAAAgtatgtctgtgtaaaatgtaaATACGAGAACTGCATAGAGGCTGACTTTGAGAACCGGTACATTCTGAAAGCTCCCTCCAAGTGTGGTAATGATGAGAGCAGATGCAAGTCTTCTACATTCACTCAAGTGAACTTGGTGTCCAGAGAACATTGCAAGGATTACCAGGAGATTAAGATACAG GAGCAAGTGAATAAATTGAATATTGGCACAATCCCTGGTTCCATGTGGGTTGTTCTGGAAGATGATTTGGTGGACAGCTGTAAGCCTGGTGATGATGTGAACATCTG TGGCACTGTCCGACGTCGCTGGCGACCCTCTGTTCAGACCAAGAAATCAGAAGTAGAACTAGTGTTACAAGCAAACTACCTAGAAGTGTGCAATGCTCAGCGATCAGAGGTCATTGCTACTGCTCCGGACATCAAGAACTGCTTCGATGAGTATTGGGAGAAGTTCCAGCAGTGTCCCCTGAAGGGACGGGACCAGATACTGCAAGCTGTTTGTCCACAG GTATATGGCCTTCACCTTGTGAAACTAGCAGTTCTGCTGACAGTCATAACAGGCTCGGATCACGCAGCAGAGAGTGAGGCTGAGAAGAAGTGTTCACAAGATGACAAACATACGACACGCGTTCGCGGACAGTGTCACTTGCTCTTAGTTGGAGATCCAG gtaCAGGCAAGTCGCAGCTACTTCGCGCGGGTGTGGCGTTAAGTGCGCGCTCTGTCTTCACATCGGGGGCGGGCAGCACACGCGCTGGATTAACATGTGCTGCACTCAGA GAGGAAGGCGAATGGCAGCTGGAAGCCGGCGCCCTGGTGTTATCGGACGGTGGCGTGTGTTGTATCGACGAGATAGGTCAACTGCGCGAGCACGACCGCACTGCTATACACGAGGCCATGGAGCAGCAGACCATCTCCATTGCTAAG GCAGGTATAGTGTGTAAGTTGAACACGCGGTGCGCGGTAATCGCCGCGTGCAACCCTAAAGGCCGCTACGAGACCGACCAGCCACTCAGCGCCAACGTGTCGCTCGGGACGCCGCTGTTAAGTAg atTTGACTTGATCTTTATTCTACTGGATTCAAAAAATAAGACGTGGGATAAACTCGTGTCCTCGTACATCTTGTTTGGCGATTCTAATTCTACCGAATCGAAGAAACAGTGGACCATtgaaaaattacag ATGTACATAGGTCTAGTTGGGCCGCGCTGTACCGAGATAACCAAGTCGGCAAACATCATCCTACAGTCATACTACATGTTGCAACGCAAGTCTGAGTACAGGGACCCTTCGCGCACTACTGTTAGGATGTTGGACAGTCTAGTCAG GTTATCTCAAGCACACTGCCGACTAATGTATCGCACAACTATCCTGCCAATGGATGCTATAATTGCAGTCTCGCTGGTCGATTTGTCCATGCAGGATTGTACTCTTAATGACACAGTTGATGCACTACACTCTACATTCCAAAAGTATCCAGACTTCGACTACCTCTGTACCGCTAAGAAAGTTCTGACTAGGCTGAAATTATACGAAATATGGCAACAAGAGTTATTATATTACGGGAAATTACTACAAGTTGATCATAAAACTTTAGAAGCCGATGTTGATAGAGGTAACACAAATGTATTTACAAAGTTTGATGATGTCTCTGATGACAACATTCCTTTATCAGCATCTCTGATTACGAGCtcttatttcaataataaaaagaacactaaGCATAATGATGATTTTGATATCAATCATGATGAAAATTTAAGGGATGAAAACACAAAACCTGTAAATGTGGTAGGTGATAAGCTGGTCGCAACATTGAAAAAACATGCCACACTTAATAAGGCAGAGAAGAAACCGCCAATAGTTCAAAGAAAACATTCAgctaaaaggaaaagaaaagaagTCACTATAGAGACTAGCTTTACAAAGAAACCTAAACACAAAAAAACTAGGACTAAAGATACAAGTAAAGAAGATAATATGACCgacagtgatgatgataatattgaaaatattaCTTCAAATATGCTCAATGCCATACCAAGTGTTAATGACTTTTTTGCAGAATTagatattgatttaaaatataacagtGGTCAAAATGATATGAACAatgaaaatgtatttacttCAACACAGAAAGTAAAAGCATCAAATAGTAAAGAAAATGGTCTTAAAGAGAATAGAACagaattaaatgaaaataaacaagaTTTTATAAATCATGTTATGAAGGAAGAGCCTAATGCAAGTATAAATTCTGATGAAAGTTTAAATATATCTACTGATAGTGCAAGATTAAAAACAATCAGTAAATTAAAACAGTTTCAGTTTGTACAAAATCATGATTTGAGTAAATATGAAGAGAGAATAGAACAATCAAAAGCAGAGAAAGATGCTACAAATGTGTCAattttagaaaatgtaaaaGATAGTTCAAATAATTCATCTATGAATAGAAAATCTGTGCCAAGTTCTCAGATATCTATATTTGAAAGTTCTGATTGTGATATAGACTTAGATATATAA
- the LOC126370309 gene encoding mitochondrial transcription rescue factor 1, producing the protein MNSFWRRIPHTIYPILVLRFPITTKPMHTLVSRDNVKTTSVLAGLQQKNIFYNPIRSKSKKAKHDSDDEDENYNEDSSLSRDSKVVKFNTTSLRTDLILKTALGIARNKIEQQFYESKIRVNGNKVLKKSATVRLGDEIDVIKMVSPKNADHLYVSRVEILNIAAQEESITITARRFKNLLIENYAKDPYKGNPNAGSS; encoded by the exons ATGAACAGCTTTTGGAGGCGAATTCCACATACTATTTATCCAATACTCGTGTTAAGATTCCCAATTACTACGAAACCTATGCATACTCTTGTTTCCCGTGACAATGTAAAGACTACTTCAGTGCTAGCAGGTTTACaacagaaaaatatattttataatccaATCCGGAGCAAATCAAAAAAG GCTAAACATGATTCAGACGATGAAGACGAGAACTACAATGAGGACTCTTCACTATCCAGAGATTCTAAAGTAGTGAAATTCAATACCACTTCCTTGAGGAcagatttaatattaaaaactgCACTAGGAATTGCTAGAAA CAAAATAGAGCAACAGTTTTATGAAAGCAAAATAAGAGTAAACGGAAATAAAGTTTTGAAGAAAAGTGCAACA gTGAGACTAGGTGATGAAATTGATGTCATAAAGATGGTCAGTCCAAAGAATGCTGACCACTTATACGTGTCAAGAGTAGAAATATTGAACATAGCTGCCCAGGAAGAATCTATTACAATCACTGCAAGAAGATTCAAGAACTTACTCATTGAGAACTATGCGAAAGATCCTTATAAAGGAAATCCTAATGCTGGGTCATCCTAA